The Labeo rohita strain BAU-BD-2019 chromosome 14, IGBB_LRoh.1.0, whole genome shotgun sequence genomic interval GCTGGTCTTGTCCAGCTCAGAGTCCTTGTTGTCGCTGGTCTTGTCCAGCTTAATGTCTTTGTTGTCGCTGGTCTTGTCCAGCTCAGAGTCTTTGTTGTCACTGGCCTTGTCCACTCAGAGTCTTTGTTGTCACTGGCCTTGTCCACTCAGAGTCTTTGTTGTCACTGGTCTTGTCCACTCAGAGTCTTTGTTGTCACTGGTCTTGACCAGCTCAGACTCTTTGTTGTCGCTGGCCTTGTCCAGCTCAATGTTTTAGTTGTCGCTGGCCTTGTCCACTCAGTGTCTTTGTTGTCACTGGTCTTGTCCACTTAAAGTCTTTGTTGTCGCTGGCCTTGTCCACTCAGTGTCTTTGTTGTCACTGGTCTTGTCCACTTAAAGTCTTTGTTGTCGCTGACCTTGTCCACTTAGAGTCTTTGTTGTCACTGGTCTTGTCCACTTAAAGTCTTTGTTGTCGCTGGCCTTGTCCACTCAGTGTCTTTGTTGTCACTGGTCTTGTCCACTTAGAGTCTTTGTTGTCGCTGGCCTTGTCCACTCAGTGTCTTTGTTGTCACTGGTCTTGTCCACTTAGTGTCTTTGTTGTCGCTGGTCTTGACCAGCTCAGTGTCTTTGTTGTCGCTGGTCTTGACCAGCTCAGAGTCTTTGTTGTCGCTAGTCTTGTCCACTCAAAAGTCTTTGTTGTCGCTGGTCTTGTCCACTTAGTGTCTTTGTTATCGCTGATCTTGACCAGCTCAGAGTCTTTGTTGTCGCTGGTCTTGACCAGCTCAGAGTCTTTGTTGTCGCTAGTCTTGTCCACTCAAAAGTCTTTGTTGTCGCTGGTCTTGTCCAGCTTAATGTCTTTGTTGTCGCTGGTCTTGTCCAGCTCAGAGTCTTTGTTGCCGCTGGTCTTGTCCAGCTCAGAGTCCTTGTTGTCGCTGGTCTTGTCCAGCTTAATGTCTTTGTTGTCGCTGGTCTTGTCCAGCTCAGAGTCTTTGTTGCCGCTGGTCTTGTCCAGCTCAGAGTCCTTGTTGTCGCTGGTCTTGTCCAGCTTAATGTCTTTGTTGTCGCTGGTCTTGTCCAGCTCAGAGTCTTTGTTGTCACTGGCCTTGTCCACTCAGAGTCTTTGTTGTCACTGGCCTTGTCCACTCAGAGTCTTTGTTGTCACTGGTCTTGTCCACTCAGAGTCTTTGTTGTCACTGGTCTTGACCAGCTCAGACTCTTTGTTGTCGCTGGCCTTGTCCAGCTCAATGTTTTAGTTGTCGCTGGCCTTGTCCACTCAGTGTCTTTGTTGTAGCTGGTCTTGTCTAGCTCAGTGTCTTTGTTGTCGCTGGTCTTGTCCAGCTCAGAGTCTTTGTTGTCGCTGGTCTTGTCCAGCTCAATGTCTTTGTTGTCGCTGGTCTTGTCCAGCTCAGAGTATTTGTTGTCGCTGGTCTTGTCCAGCTCAATGTCTTTGTTGTCACTGGTCTTGTCCAGCTCAATGTCTTTGTTGTCACTGGTCTTGTCCAGCTCAGAGTATTTGTTGTCGCTGGTCTTGTCCAGCTCAATGTCTTTGTTGTCACTGGTCTTGTCCAGCTCAGAGTCTTTGTTGTCACTGGTCTTGTCCACTCAGAGTCTTTGTTGGTCAAGACCAGCGACAACAAATTATGCTTCATCAACACAGCttcactgatgatccaaaacaaactgTTAACCCAGGATAaagcggctgagtgaatgtggtctggactgtgtggatgaggctcattgtgtcagagacgctgtagaaggacagagttcctgcactgtgatccacaaaCACTCCTACTTTACTGTTAATGGGCTTTACAGAGAGATGAGACCCTATGTTATtgtgtaaaaatgaataacattcaGGAGAGCAGagcaaactccaggactgattattagatccaaacacacactcatcacCCGATCCTTTCCTGTTGATTCCCTTATATGATACTGATATGAACACACAtccactccactcaatctcccagtaacagcgtccacacacactctctctacacaacacctgataataatgatcaaatctgtctggatgatcaggatacgactgATCTGTGTCAGTGAATGCAATCGCTCTGTTGCTCTCAGACAGACGGAGGCTTTTATTCACTGTGTTCAGATCCGGAGTGATCCGATGGGAATCTGATGgagataaaacacatcagaatcaggaattatgaatgtctgatgttttcatgtagctgaactcttcatgttcaGTGTATCATCAGTGTCTCAGTACAGATGAGCAGATATCCTGtgcaaatcatcatttacatcatcagttataaaactcttctttcaccttctacaggaagaacatgaacacactcagtgagtttttctgcttgttttcttactgaCTTACATTGTAGGAAGTCGTTCCTGGTCCAGAGAACAATGTTGGTGAATGTGACTGTGGAAATCAACAGACATGAACAGTGTGATTCTCATGATCCTGCATCCATTcctaacacatttctaatatgatGTTCTCCATGATATGAGATGATGATGGACTTGTTTCTGAGAGCAGATGAATCTCCAGGACTTTACCTCTGTCTGAGATCTTCTTGAGCTCCTCTTTGCAGAAATCCTCCAGTTTGTCTTTCAGCTGATGGACAGATTCTCTCAGACCATCAAAAGAGAGGAAAGAACTGAAGAGATCATCATTTACGTCTGTAGCTTCAGGAGGTgctgagagagactggaaactctacagaaaacaaacagaaattttttttttcagctctaCACTTCAGGTATAAGTCTGATTATATAATATTGATTATATAATAAGACACTGATGAAATGTTTCTCTGTGAGTCTCCTGTCACAGCAGGATGTGTCTCAAGTCCACTATAATGGTGTTCTTCTAGATCTCTGTTACCTGCAGGAACTGGAtgtgatcctgtgtgtgtgaaagctgctccagctcagcgtctctcctcctcagatcattgatctcctgctccagtcgcTCCAGTCGTCCTTCATCTCGACTCAGTGCTCGCttttcctgatctctgatcagTCGTATCAGCTCAGAGCGGcttctctcaatggagcggatgagctcagtaaagatcctctcactgtcctccactgctgtctgtgcagagcgctgttaggacacacagtgattcaggcttcagtgggactgaaagagacaagagagtctgaactgagactgagacaaacttctcttcttctccagactcaccttatgagactccacagcctctctcagctgctgaagatctttctctctctgctggatTCTCTGCTGGAACGTCTTCTGCGTCTCCTTCAGCTGGCTCTGCAGGACAAATGGATGATAGTGAATGTCACAGAAAACTACTGACACTAAATCATCATGTGAACAGATGAATCCAGTAAGCATAGACTGAGGCAGTTTAAAGGTCACTTATCTGAAATGATGACTAATGTCTGTAGGTTCAAACTCCAGATGATCTCTTACAATCATCATACataaattaacatgaaaattaACAAGTGTTTCACACAGCAAatgtaagatattttaaaagtgGAACTGACACAGACGTAGAGCTTCACATTGACGgtgtttctgtgtttctgtGTAATTAAGCTGCGGCTctacactgaaaataaatgaacaaaatgaagctATAAATTACTGAAATCATCCAGATTCAGCcatatttactgaaaataactCATATATCActgcatttcatttaaattttgacTGATGGAATAACGTAcagtattttgttaaaaaaacaggtGAATAGTTCACaccattattttatgttgtttaatcAAAGCCTATTTTATAAAAGATAAAGTGTTGATAAAGCTTTATGGTGTATTTTAAGCAAACAGTAATACTCTTCTTGCAGCTGCTGTTCATTGCTGCTGCCGTGTGCAGTGTGAATGCTGTAAACTGTTAATACGAGCGCCGATATAAACATACGAAACAAATGTCAGCAATATTTCATCAGtgtctatttttaaataccTGTTTCTCTGTCCTCTGTTCTGCAGCTGATACAATGTCATGGTTTTTATGCTCAATAATCGTACAcagcacacatatacatttctgaTCAGTGCGACAGAAAACCTCAAGGATCTTCTCATGTTTCTGGCAGATCATCTCCTGCAGTCGTCCAGTGGCATCAGTCAAATTGTGTCTCTTTCCTTTAAAcaaactctcatgttgttcaaggTGATTCTGACAGTAAGAGTTCAGACACACCAGACAGGACTTGACGGATTTGTATTTTCTTCCAGTACAGACGTCACACTGCACATCTCCAGCTCCAGCGTAACAGTCAGCAGGACGTTTCCtcttcttcagtttctccaccaCTTCAGTCAGCATGGTGTTTCTAGCTAAAGCAGGTCTTTGactgaaggtctgtctgcactgagggcagctgtagactctcATCTGATTTCCCTGATCCCAGAAGCGTATAATACAGCtcttacagtaactgtgtccacagggaATGGCCACTGGATCCTTCAGGAGATCCAGACACACTGCACACATGAACTCATCCTGAGAAACTCTGGCTTCTGCCATTTTACTACATGAATTctgagacacaaacacacaacagctTAACTACACTTCAGTTACTCTTTCCGTGAAATCAGGTGATTCCTGTTTCCTGGTTCTGTGTTGTAGTCACATGTAAAACAGGTGTGTCTGTAAGTCTATAAAGCAGGTTTCTCATTCCTGTTCCTGTAAAGTCTCTCTctggtttccatgttttatggggttGTTCCATTCAAACTTTGCACAGAAGTTTAtgcaattttacatttacaagcaTTGAAAAGTAAAGCCAAAATGTTGTTCACATCATCAAGTAGAAAAAATCTCTAGCCTACCGCacccagttctcaaaagtcttgtgaacaaatgttctgaatgtgtttcatggccttatttcagtgacttaaacattttagtttgaCCCCCTATACTGCACATGTCTGTGGTGCATTAGGGCTCCAACacggccaccggagctgatcacggccactctagtcaatgcttgtgtttataccagctgcCCCGTGGCTTGTTGAAGCGCCCCAGAAGCTGCTCCCCAtgctgcattgctaaagttaggcgataataataataataataataataataataattgtcttGTTAACGTCAAAGGCATCAACAACAGACGATAACTCTTGACTATAATCGGTACACAATACTATCATCGGCACAACCCATGTTTCTGCAGCACTTCTTCGTCGTCGTCTTGTCTGATGCACTCAACCAAGCGTTCCAATCTCCCACCTCATCCTTCCACACCCCCCCAACCAATCGAATTTCCATAGGCGGgatgttttttaatgatattcttaTGGGCCGCTTTGTGACATCACAAAACCCAGAAAACAATGCTGTAATCCAAacgagccgttcgttgtagcataataggaccccgtTAAAACTTACAAAAAGGAGACAACAACGGAACAGGAGAAGATGGCATTCTTTCAATCTCCGCAAGGACTTATAACCACGGCTGTTTTTCGTGGACAACTAAGTGATGTATAATGCTATGtagtataataaatgataagacactttgttttattttaaataagaaggtgtaacattaaaatatattaaagtgcacataaacacacaaaactcAAATAGATACGAAGAGAGGGGTTCTAGCAGACCAATCACAGCGCTTGCAGTCCGTGTAAAATTGATGCGCTGTAACATTTTTGGAGAAGTGCACGTCAGGCTACGCCTTTAATGACTACAGACGTGTTGTTTTAACGTCTGTGGTCATGAAGTCATTCGAAAAACTGGTCTTGGCTTATCTGAAGGACATCACTGGACTCTTActggaccccctgcagttcGCCTATGGAGCAAACAGGTCTTTGGATGATGCAGACAACATGGGATTGCACTTCATCTAGCAACATCTGAACAGACCAGAGACTTATACGAGGATCCCAGCTTGCCCTTCAACACCATAATGCCAATACTCCTTCACACCAAACTAAACCAGCTCTCTGTTCCTAGCTCTGTCAATAGATCATCAGCTTTTTGACAAACAGGCAGCAGCTAGTGAGAATGGGTAAATCCACATCCAACAGCTGCACCATCATCACTGGTGCCCCCCAGGGTTGCCTTCTCCccccactgctcttctccctgTACACCACTGACTGCACCTCTACTGACTAAGCTGACTAAGCTGACTAAGTTTGCAGATGACACTACAGTCATCGGTCTCATCCAGGACGTTGACGAGTCTGCTTATAGAAGCGAGGTTGAGTAGCTGACTGTCTGATGCAGTCACGACAACCCGAAGCTCAACACACTCAACAGTGGAGATGATAGTGGACTTCAAGAGAAACCCCCCTGCACTCACCATCATGGACAGCACTGTGGCTGCACTGGAGTCATTCAAACTCCTGGGAACCACTTTCTCTCAGGACCTGAAGTGGGGCACTCACATCAACTACATTGTCAAGAAGGCCCAGCTGAGGAAGTTTAACCTGCCACAGGAGCTGCTGACACAGTTCTACCTGGCCATCATTGAATCTTGTTCAGCTCAGCTACTAAAACTAATCATTGGTACAACCCTCCATACCCTCCAAGAACTGTACTCATCCAGAGTGAGCAAAAGGGCTGGCAAAATCATTCTGGACCCCTCACACTCAGCACACTTCCTCTCTGAACTGTTGCCGTCTGGTCGGCACTACAGAGCACTGAGCACCAGAACAGCCAGACACAGGAAAGGTTTCTTCCCTCAGGCCATCTTCttcatgaacagttaaatgttctTTCCACTGTGCAATAAAACATGCAATACCCAACCATCTATACTCATATTCATTATACGTAGGCCTAtgttattgatttaatacatcATATTGCTATAATCTGTCCACATTCACTTGCTTAAATTGTATATAACACATCTGTACAtacaatatactgtattttgtctattgtgtattgtattgttttttgcttcacattcatttttactcacttatttgtatttcattatCAGTGTCTTGTCaattgtcattctgtctgtgcACTGGAAGCTTCTATCAAGACAAATGCCTTGTGTAAGtacacttggcaataaagctctttctgattctgatctGATTCTTCTGATTTCTTCTTTTTACCAGATCCTCTCAGaagacatttgttttgtttgagacCCAAAACTGTATTAACTCAAAGTCTTCTATCATCTTGAGAGATTAACAAAAGAATCCAGGGAAGAGCAGAAAGCAGGAGGCAAATGATGGTAAAATGGGCAGgatcaattaaataatattagttaTGCTGTCatgctaaacattttttttcttaaattaagcatttaaaaaatgtagggtGACAAATGAATTTCCAAAagttcaagacatttttaatcagatttcATGAATTTGCATgttgaataatataataaaacagcttgaattTTCTGAACAAAAATTATTGTAACCTCAAAAAATTAGGAGAGCAAAAAACGCTGAAAAGGGCTGGGGCTCAATAAGGTAAAgattgtaaatgatttattgacTGTGTGTGATCATTTGAATTGAAAGgaaattttgataataataataattaaaatgatgaatgTGTCACTACATCAAAAACTAAATGAGTCATTTCAATCAACACAAACAGAAAAGCACAGAAACTCAGACACACTATAACATCTCACTGTTACTGATTCATCATGCtgctcaaagcattatgggtagaatctctcattagtctattctgattcatcaacacagttttacTATTGATCCAACACTGAAAgcaaacccaggatagagcggctgagtgaatgtggtctggactgtgtggatgaggctcattgtgtcagagacgctgtagaaggacagagttcctgcactgtgatccacaaaCACTGCTATTCTACTGCTGATGGGCTTTACAGGGAGACCAGTCCGCATgttattgtgtctgaatgagtatCTGGAGGGAGAGCAgaacaaactccaggactgatcattatatCCAAAGAAACACTGACTACCCgctcccttcctgctgatgctcttatatgacactgatatacgCACACctccactccactcaatctcccagtaacagcgtccacacacactctctctacacaacacctgataataataatcaaatctgtctggatgatcaggatacgactgAAGTGTATTAGTGAATGTAATCACTCTGTTGTTCTCAGACAGACTGAGGCTTTTATTCACTGTGTTCAGATCCGGAGTGATCCGATGGGAATCTGATGgagataaaacacatcagaatcaGGAATTATGAATCTGTCTGATGTTTCATGtagctgaactcttcatgttcaGTGTATCATCAGTGTGTCAGTACAGATGAGCAGATATCCTGtgcaaatcatcatttacatcatcagttataaaactcttctttcactcagtgagtttttctgcttgttttcttactgaCTTACATTGTAGGAAGTCGTTCCTGGTCCTGGGAACAATGTTGGTGAATGTGACTGTGGAAATCAACAGACATGAACAGTGTGATTCTCATGATCCTGCATCCATTcctaacacatttctaatatgatGTTCTCCATGATATGAGATGATGATGGACTCGTTTCTGAGAGCAGATGAATCTCCAGGACTTTACCTCTGTCTGAGATCTTCTTGAGCTCCTCTTTGCAGAAATCCTCCAGTTTGTCTTTCAGCTGATGGGCAGATTCTTTCAGACCATGAAAAGAGACGAGAGAACTGAAGGGATCGTCATTTCCGTCTGTAGATTCAGGAGGTgctgagagagactggaaactctacagaaaacagaaatcaaaactcatcAGCTCCACACTTCACCCAATAACCTGCACCAACATCAGATTTTACTTTAGTAACTCACCTCAATCCAGCACTTTCACAGCATCAGCTTCATTCTTCTCATATTCATTAAATCACATTAGAGCTACAGTCAGTGTCAAAGCTACAGGTGGGCCCGAGGGGGTGAGAAGTTGTTAGAATGCTATTTATCGCTATTATCATTTATTGCTATCTATAAAcgctattaataataataaacagagttTCACTATATCTTCATATATGTACTTTAAATGATGTATATATGCACACAGCTGACTTACCTCCATCATTCGACTGTATTTCTGCACCCcccccctccaccccaactcctcactcttaatctatccctcccccaggacagcacgccaaaatatgcttactgtttcctcaaccagattagatgtaagggtgaacttgtgaaaatatatttaatgtgagTTTGCATGGTGAATGAGAGGCAGTTTATCAATTTTCCCTTTTCCTGTGGGAGCATACCATACGCTTGTCAAAATGATGATTCGTCATTTGCCACTTACACTCTATGTGAACATTCTAGGAAATTGTTTGGACAATAAAACATCTGCTAAGAACATAAATGTCCAACTAACAGTTCAAACACATCAATGGAGTCTCATTGTAGGGTTGAGTAGATTTGCTCAGGAAAAGGATTAGATTGACCATTATTTATAACTTTAGAGTGGTTAGAGACACAAGGACACTTAAGACACACTCACATTTAGTTTGGTTTCAATACACTGAAACATTGCTAATATACAGACTCACTTCATGTTTGGGGTCTTCGTGGTCAAATTCATCCAATTTTGATGAACGTTACTCAGAATCAGTACTATCGAGTCCACTGCTTACACCATGACGTAATAAATGAGAGGAAAAAGCAGAAATGTAAGTGAAGTTTTGAACTGTTGGTGGCGCTAGTGGTGTTTAACAGCTAAATATATCTTACAGAGGAAAAACCTCGGTGAAATGATTCCTAAGAGATTTCCAGAGCTGAAAGCTATTTATAAGGGGTGTCTCTTTCAGAAGAAGATGATCAGATGAGAGTCTGACTGATGATTATATAATAAGACCCTGATGAAATGTTTCTCTGTGAGTCTCCTGTCACAGCAGGATGTGTCTCAAGTCCACTATGATGGTGTTCTTCTAGATCTGTGTTACCTGCAGGAACTGGATGTGATCCTGTGTGTGCgaaagctgctccagctcagcgtctctcctcctcagatcattgatctcctgctccagtcgcTCCAGTCGTCCTTCAGCTCGACTCACCGCTCGCttttcctgatctctgatcagCCGTATCAGCTCAGAGCGGcttctctcaatggagcggatgagctcagtaaagatcctctcactgtcctccactgctgtctgtgcagagcgctgttAGGACACACAGTGATTCAGGCTTCAGTGGGACTGAAAGAGACAAGAGAGTCTGAACTGAGACTGAGACAAACTTCTCTTCTTCTCCAGTTGGGGCTTAGGTCatgaagcagacagactggctaaatCGACCGTGtgctagccgcctcacgtcacAGATGTCAGTcaattctcagcacatagagactcTTTCACCTAGCTATCACACTACAGAGACTGTCTTTTCCTCGAATTAGGAAATACAAAAaacgtccaaaccaatttaaggtAAACAATTTAATTGATGTTCAACACATAAATAACAGATATAATACAGATACACAAATGATAAATTTTGGCTTATTGAATATTAGATTAGACTAGAAAAGCACTTTtcgtaaatgatatgatcattgatcataacctagatgtgctgtatgttagaccctattccatctaaaCTACTAAAAGTGGTGTTTCCAGAAGTCATAGATCCTCTTCTGACTATTATTAATTCATCgttgtcattaggatatgtccccaaaaccttcaaactgactgttattaagcctctcattaaaaccccccacaaatttttaaattaattacagaccagTCTTGAATCTCCCTTTTCTGTCAGATACTACAAAAGGTAATATCATCACAGCTATGATCTTAGCTTTGCATTTGACATTATCGaccacaacatttttttgaacagacaagaaaattatgttggcattatgGGTactgcattggcatggttcaaatcgtacttatctgaccACCATCAAtccgtggcagtaaatgaagaggtatcatatcgatcacaagtgcagtatggagtaccgcaaggctcagtactagggccattactttttacgctttacatgttactagtgttgtcacggtaccaaaatttcagtattcGGTACCAATACCAGTGAAAATCCACGGTTCTCGGTACCAATTTCGGtaccaaatcaaaacacaaaaacatgaattgaacaacacactatttttatttataacaaacaaaaataaaacaaagttttgacttggaagctggtattttgggctgaggtgatgaagcatttgctgaaatccccatttttcactgtataaactgGCACTTGATCCATACATGTGAATTCAGCAACAGCTCGGTTCAGTTTTCTTGCCTCAGGTGAGTTTTTGTCATACTTCTGCTGCTGAAAAGCATCTGGAACTGTTGTCTGCTTAGGAGTTTGGTTCGTGGTCTTCTTCAGCCTGCAgctgtaaaaggaaaatataatatacttcagTAAAACAATGGGCTGAGTCTGACTAAATGCAATATTAGATTGACACCAGCTAAACAgaactttatatataac includes:
- the LOC127176672 gene encoding uncharacterized protein DDB_G0286299-like; protein product: MKHNFDNKDSELDKTSDNKDIELDKTSDNKYSELDKTSDNKDIELDKTSDNKDIELDKTSDNKYSELDKTSDNKDIELDKTSDNKDSELDKTSDNKDTELDKTSYNKDTEWTRPATTKTLSWTRPATTKSLSWSRPASDNKDSELDKTSDNKDIKLDKTSDNKDSELDKTSGNKDSELDKTSDNKDIKLDKTSDNKDSELDKTSGNKDSELDKTSDNKDIKLDKTNSELDKTSDNKDIKLDKTSDNKDSELDKTSGNKDSELDKTSDNKDIKLDKTSDNKDSELEKTSGNKDSELDKTSDNKDIKLDKTSDNKDF
- the LOC127176635 gene encoding tripartite motif-containing protein 16-like; translated protein: MAEARVSQDEFMCAVCLDLLKDPVAIPCGHSYCKSCIIRFWDQGNQMRVYSCPQCRQTFSQRPALARNTMLTEVVEKLKKRKRPADCYAGAGDVQCDVCTGRKYKSVKSCLVCLNSYCQNHLEQHESLFKGKRHNLTDATGRLQEMICQKHEKILEVFCRTDQKCICVLCTIIEHKNHDIVSAAEQRTEKQSQLKETQKTFQQRIQQREKDLQQLREAVESHKRSAQTAVEDSERIFTELIRSIERSRSELIRLIRDQEKRALSRDEGRLERLEQEINDLRRRDAELEQLSHTQDHIQFLQSFQSLSAPPEATDVNDDLFSSFLSFDGLRESVHQLKDKLEDFCKEELKKISDRVTFTNIVLWTRNDFLQYSHRITPDLNTVNKSLRLSESNRAIAFTDTDQSYPDHPDRFDHYYQVLCRESVCGRCYWEIEWSGCVFISVSYKGINRKGSGDECVFGSNNQSWSLLCSPECYSFLHNNIGSHLSVKPINSKVGVFVDHSAGTLSFYSVSDTMSLIHTVQTTFTQPLYPGLTVCFGSSVKLC
- the LOC127176634 gene encoding E3 ubiquitin/ISG15 ligase TRIM25-like — encoded protein: MAETRFSQDEFMCAVCLDLLKDPVAIPCGHSYCKSCITGCWDQEDQMRVYSCPQCRQTFSPRPALARNTMLAEVVEKLKKRKRPADCYAGAGDVQCDVCTGRKYKAVKSCLVCLNSYCQNHLEQHESLFKGKRHKVTDATGRLQEMICQKHDKILEVFCRTDQKCICVLCTIIEHKNHNIVSAAEQRTEKQKQLKEMQKTFQQRIQQREKDLQQLREAVESHKRSAQTAVEDSERIFTELIRSIERSRSELIRLIRDQEKRAVSRAEGRLERLEQEINDLRRRDAELEQLSHTQDHIQFLQSFQSLSAPPESTDGNDDPFSSLVSFHGLKESAHQLKDKLEDFCKEELKKISDRVTFTNIVPRTRNDFLQYSHRITPDLNTVNKSLSLSENNRVITFTNTLQSYPDHPDRFDYYYQVLCRESVCGRCYWEIEWSGGVRISVSYKSISRKGAGSQCFFGYNDQSWSLFCSPSRYSFRHNNMRTGLPVKPISSRIAVFVDHSAGTLSFYSVSDTMSLIHTVQTTFTQPLYPGFAFSVGSIVKLC